The following coding sequences lie in one Corynebacterium anserum genomic window:
- a CDS encoding CCA tRNA nucleotidyltransferase, giving the protein MAGAAASAEKQDTHALLANAWHGLKQLDSWLIPLAEAFAAAGQPIYLVGGSVRDALLGRLTHDLDFTTPARPDEIIDIITPMSETVWDTGIQYGTVSCLINGMTLEITTFRTDQYDGTTRNPEVTFGDTLDGDLIRRDFRANAMALELSADGEHMFRDPLNGLNDLAEGILDTPDSPDISFNDDPLRMLRACRFVSQLGFSVAPRVKDAMCDMAEQITRITVERVAVELNKLMLGLEPWTGLDLMVTTGLAEYVLPELPALRLTQDEHHHHKDVYWHSLRVLRNAVELERARGMEPSLELRMAALLHDIGKPATRAFNDDGRVTFYQHEIVGAKLTRHRLRALKYSKQHIRDISELVRLHMRFHGYGQRAGAGADSGSGDTGTWTDSAVRRYVNDAGHLLPWLHLLVRADCTTRNKNKARRLQRTYDGLEQRIAELQEQEELAAVRPDLDGNDIMEILEIAPGRDVGRAWKYMKDLRLDHGPMEREEAIAALKQWWAEQQ; this is encoded by the coding sequence GTGGCGGGGGCGGCGGCGTCGGCGGAAAAACAAGACACCCACGCCCTGCTTGCCAATGCCTGGCACGGGCTGAAGCAACTCGACAGTTGGTTGATTCCGTTGGCGGAAGCATTCGCCGCTGCAGGTCAGCCGATCTACCTTGTGGGTGGCTCGGTGCGCGATGCACTCTTGGGGCGTCTTACGCACGATCTAGACTTTACGACGCCAGCTCGCCCAGATGAGATCATCGATATCATCACGCCGATGAGCGAGACAGTGTGGGATACGGGTATCCAGTACGGAACGGTGTCCTGCCTGATCAACGGCATGACGCTAGAAATTACAACCTTCCGCACAGATCAGTACGATGGCACAACCCGCAATCCGGAGGTCACGTTTGGAGACACGCTCGACGGCGATCTCATACGCCGAGACTTCCGTGCCAACGCCATGGCTCTGGAGCTGAGCGCCGATGGTGAGCACATGTTCCGCGACCCTCTTAATGGGCTCAATGACCTAGCTGAGGGAATTCTCGACACCCCGGATAGCCCAGACATCAGCTTTAATGACGATCCCCTCCGCATGCTGCGCGCCTGCCGTTTTGTGTCTCAACTGGGGTTTTCTGTGGCGCCGCGGGTCAAAGACGCCATGTGTGACATGGCAGAGCAGATCACCCGCATCACCGTGGAACGCGTGGCGGTTGAACTCAATAAACTCATGCTCGGGCTGGAACCCTGGACAGGCTTGGATCTAATGGTTACCACCGGGCTGGCCGAATATGTTCTGCCGGAACTGCCAGCATTGCGATTGACCCAGGATGAGCACCACCATCACAAAGATGTGTATTGGCATTCTCTCCGCGTACTGCGTAATGCCGTGGAATTGGAACGCGCTCGCGGCATGGAGCCGAGTCTGGAGCTGCGGATGGCGGCACTGCTGCATGACATCGGAAAGCCAGCCACCAGGGCGTTTAATGACGATGGGCGGGTGACTTTCTACCAACATGAAATTGTGGGCGCCAAGCTAACCCGCCACCGGTTGCGTGCGCTGAAGTACAGCAAACAGCACATTCGAGATATTTCGGAGTTGGTGCGCCTCCATATGCGCTTCCATGGGTATGGCCAACGGGCCGGTGCGGGTGCTGACTCTGGGTCTGGTGATACAGGAACGTGGACCGACTCTGCTGTGCGCCGCTATGTCAACGACGCCGGCCATTTGCTGCCCTGGCTCCACCTATTGGTTCGAGCTGACTGCACCACGCGGAATAAAAACAAAGCTCGCCGTCTGCAGCGCACCTACGACGGTTTGGAGCAGCGCATCGCCGAGCTCCAGGAGCAGGAGGAATTGGCTGCTGTGCGTCCAGATCTCGATGGTAATGACATCATGGAGATTCTTGAGATCGCGCCTGGTCGGGACGTTGGTCGCGCATGGAAATATATGAAGGACTTGCGCCTGGACCACGGTCCTATGGAACGTGAGGAAGCCATTGCGGCACTGAAGCAATGGTGGGCGGAACAGCAGTAA
- a CDS encoding NUDIX hydrolase, translated as MSENETRADGPRRRRRRRSNDGARNTQRDRTKTTQRDRGKQADRHKKPDRGKQPDRGKQTIPVVSGKGDSSDTGHSSTSKGASSRNRSRRNSVRHNGRHNRRSTSNHYHHNSTRNIEQFNEEHSELPISVETSAGGLIISGLAESVGQDGKVDLSRIYVALIGRLDRRGRLLWSMPKGHVEPNESHRSTAEREVWEETGVAGTVIADLGTIDYWFVSEGVRIHKTVHHYMLRFKDGNLNDEDPEVTEVIWLPVTELVERLAYADERRLARQAVKQLPDFARAEAEAGRKTPR; from the coding sequence ATGAGTGAGAACGAGACCCGAGCTGACGGTCCGCGCCGTCGCAGGCGTCGCCGTTCCAATGATGGTGCCCGCAATACGCAACGCGATCGAACGAAGACTACACAGCGCGACCGCGGCAAGCAGGCTGATCGACACAAAAAGCCTGACCGTGGTAAACAGCCTGACCGCGGCAAACAGACCATCCCGGTAGTCTCCGGCAAGGGCGATTCTTCCGATACCGGGCATTCCTCCACATCCAAGGGCGCATCCAGTAGGAATCGATCTCGCCGCAATTCCGTGCGTCATAATGGCCGGCACAACCGCCGCTCGACCAGCAATCACTATCACCACAATTCCACGCGCAATATCGAGCAATTCAACGAGGAACATTCTGAGCTGCCGATCTCCGTGGAAACTTCTGCGGGTGGTCTCATTATCTCTGGCCTCGCCGAGTCCGTGGGGCAAGACGGCAAGGTGGACTTATCCCGTATATATGTGGCTCTGATCGGCCGTCTGGATCGCCGTGGTCGGCTCCTGTGGTCCATGCCCAAAGGCCATGTGGAGCCCAACGAGTCCCACCGTTCTACGGCAGAACGGGAAGTATGGGAGGAAACTGGTGTTGCCGGTACCGTGATCGCTGATCTTGGCACGATCGACTATTGGTTTGTCTCCGAAGGTGTCCGCATCCATAAAACTGTGCACCATTACATGTTGCGTTTCAAGGATGGGAATCTCAATGACGAAGATCCAGAGGTCACTGAGGTGATCTGGCTACCGGTGACAGAATTGGTAGAACGCCTAGCCTATGCCGATGAGCGGCGGCTGGCTCGCCAGGCCGTGAAACAACTTCCAGATTTTGCCCGCGCCGAAGCAGAAGCTGGTCGTAAGACTCCCCGCTAA